A part of Deltaproteobacteria bacterium genomic DNA contains:
- a CDS encoding tryptophan synthase subunit alpha, with protein sequence MLETYIRERLQNRRLLLMTHIIIGYPSLDASLKIVDAMVEAGVDLMELQIPFSEPIADGPVILRANQHALANHTTVDDCLAFAHKVTARHHIPFVFMSYYNIAFTRGIARFTNEMCQANIRGAIIPDLPHEEGREYLSAMRTKNLEPIFLFSPNTTKQRLNEIASNASGFIYCIARKGVTGAETLFAFELEEYFKRCRAATNIPLAVGFGVRKRDDLKYLHNKVDIAVIGSETIRVLDEQGTLGVSAFIKDLLR encoded by the coding sequence ATGTTAGAAACATATATCCGTGAGCGCCTACAAAATCGCCGTTTGTTGCTAATGACCCATATTATAATTGGTTATCCCAGCCTTGATGCCTCATTAAAAATTGTTGATGCAATGGTTGAGGCTGGTGTCGATTTAATGGAACTACAAATTCCGTTTTCTGAACCTATTGCTGATGGTCCCGTAATATTGCGAGCCAATCAACATGCCTTAGCTAACCACACTACCGTAGATGATTGTTTGGCCTTTGCTCATAAAGTAACTGCGCGTCATCATATTCCATTTGTTTTTATGAGTTACTATAATATCGCTTTTACGCGCGGAATTGCCCGCTTTACTAATGAAATGTGTCAGGCAAATATCCGTGGCGCTATCATACCAGATTTACCCCACGAAGAAGGTCGTGAATATTTATCCGCAATGCGTACCAAAAATCTCGAACCAATTTTTCTTTTCTCACCCAATACTACAAAGCAACGTTTAAACGAAATCGCATCAAACGCTAGTGGTTTTATATATTGTATCGCTCGCAAGGGTGTTACTGGTGCTGAAACTCTATTTGCTTTTGAACTTGAAGAATATTTCAAACGTTGTCGCGCTGCGACTAATATACCATTGGCAGTTGGTTTTGGCGTGCGTAAACGTGATGATCTAAAATATTTACATAACAAAGTAGATATTGCGGTTATTGGCTCTGAAACTATTAGAGTACTTGATGAACAAGGTACTTTGGGTGTCTCAGCTTTTATTAAAGATTTACTACGT